Below is a window of Candidatus Nanosynbacter sp. HMT-352 DNA.
TTGACATGCTCCAATACAGCATATATACACGGCTATGTCCAAATCGTGACGTTGCAGAAAAACATATGATGCGAATTAAGAAGCACGCTCCGGACAGCGGCTCGGTGCGATTGCTTTATTTAACAGAGCATCAATTTACACACATGCATATTATTGTTGGCGAAAAAACCACCCAAGAAAAGTCCGTTCCAGCTGGGCAATTAGCATTTTTCTAACCAAAAATCCCCCTCATAACAGAGGGGGATTTAAGGAAGTATTATATCAATATCTAAATTGTTAGGGAACTATAACTTCATCCATTCTGCGTCTTGCTTAGCTATTATTATATCAATATCTAAATTGTTAGGGAACTATAACGGTTTACATTTGTCAATATTGACTACTAAGATTATATCAATATCTAAATTGTTAGGGAACTATAACGTAACAGGAATTTTAATTCTTGTAGCTATCATTATATCAATATCTAAATTGTTAGGGAACTATAACATGCTGAAGATGTTTTAAGAATTTCTATAGATT
It encodes the following:
- the cas2 gene encoding CRISPR-associated endonuclease Cas2, with the translated sequence MRVAVFFDLPTNTKTERKAATQFRKFLLDDGFDMLQYSIYTRLCPNRDVAEKHMMRIKKHAPDSGSVRLLYLTEHQFTHMHIIVGEKTTQEKSVPAGQLAFF